The Amia ocellicauda isolate fAmiCal2 chromosome 16, fAmiCal2.hap1, whole genome shotgun sequence nucleotide sequence gtataacttttttgaaatgcgtttttctggatttttttgttattctgtctctcactgttaaaatacacctaccattcaaattatagacggatcatttctttgtcagtgggcaaacgtacaaaatcagcaggggatcaaatacttttttccctcactgtactccTTATTTACATCATGTTTATCAAGTACTGCTCACATATTCTGTATTGTTGTTTGCACTGACCTGATTTTATGTTATCTGGCTTAGATGAGAGATGTTATTCTCTAATGCTTGAAAGTCAGTTTTTGCTATATAGGCTCCCTGGGAAAAATGTAGCGGTTTATGTGAACCTATTTTTGTGTGGGAATCTATTAACCTTATTAAGAAGGGCATCGATTAGAATCTTAACATAATTAccttgtatttaatattatcaTCTTAATTGTTCTTTATGTGCATTTTTTGTAAGTTAATCTTGCTTCTTCTAGAATAATATTGGGACAGCATGAATGGCAAAATATTGAGAAGTATAATCCAGCACAGTTCACAGTATGGTGAAACATGCCAAGTGCATTAGCTACAGGGACAACTGCATACAAATGAAGTTGTAATCTGCTTTTACATGTGAGGATGCAGTAtaagattttaaaattgaagTTAACATTATCATTGGCAGTGCAAATCAGTGAGGCATTTCTCAACGTAAATTTGGTATCTCTATCAAAGTAAACACAGATTGCTGCATGCAGCTGTTCAACACATCTTGGTTAACTAGCGTGCTGAGCCATTTCACAGCTCATCAGAAGATCACATGAATACTATAACTGGTGAGATGGAGccagaatgtgttttttatgaTTAATTTGTGCAGAAATCCTGATCAACTTACACCTGTTAATTAGTTATCACATTTCATAATCTTGGAAAGTATCCAAATCTGCATCCGTGACATACTGCTGGTCTGTAGTTGGAGTTAGGCACGAATAACCGAAGCAAGACTGGAGAGGGAAGAGAAGTGAGGCTAGATGATGTAATTAACAAAATGTTTGCACGTTAGCATCTTGAGAACACCCTGAGAACGATGTATGTTGCGATTAACGCATACCTGAGGTGATTAGGCCAGAAAACATGCTTAAAATTCAGTGCTTTAGAGGTGAAGCCATTTGCATGACCTCTTATATACATTTAGTCATTCAGTGCTCAATTAGGCATTTTAGTAGTTTAGTAGTAGTAGGTCTCCTTTCAGTGCTTGAAATCCACTTGCTTATTACTGTTTTTGAAAACTTTTTATGTgcattttttctgtttattccCAAAAGTAATGATTCAAGGATTTAATCAgagtattaattaattcatagaCGTAGTCACCTATAAATGGGAGAAAGATAATCGGAGGGAGTAATTGTCTTTTCCTGTCTTAGATTTTTCATGATGTGGCTTACAAAGCAAAAGATCGTAATGACCTGATAGCTGGAATTGATGAATTTCTTGACCAAGTGACAGTCCTGCCACCTGGAGAGTGGGACCCATCGATCAGAATAGAGCCACCAAAAAATGTACCCTCTCAGGTATTGTTGCTGTTTTGATTATTTAATAAACACAGTTCTAAATACTCAATTATATACACTGAGAACTTGTTCTCCACCTGAAATTGGTCTTCGAATTTCATGCACCCATATGAAGACAAGGTATATAAACCTACATGGAACAAAATCCCTGAGATTTAGCTCTAACCCTTAAAGCTTTTAGAGTTCTTCTTTAACAATAGATACAGACTGCAtaatttcatgtattttgtaacACAGGAGAAACGTAAGCTGCCCGCTGTGCCAAACGGCACAGCTGCTCTTGGTGAAAATGAGGAACATGGTGGCCACGGAGGACCTGAGCTGCAGCGAACTGGCAGGTTGGTGATAGTTTAACGTATCTTCCCCTCTGACCgaaatattttattatagttATAACTATACTATAGTTAGAAGAGCTCTTTGCCTCTCCTGTTCCATGTTCAATTAATGGTTTAGCCAACTCAGAAACGGAAACGAAGTGTGATGGGAGAAGCAGAAGTAATAGTAGGCATGGAAATGAAAAAATGGCATAAAAATTgattaaagaaaaatagaaaaccaATGAGAAGCTATGTTTAGTACACTGAAGAATATTAAGGATAAGGAGATGTGCCCTTGGTGACTCATAAGAAATTAAATGGGCATTGCAGagaaacttttgaaagtcaatACTAAATGGAAACtaagaaaaggagaaaagagCTAATGGGGAAAAAGAACATGGGAGTTCTCTGTATTAAAGATGGTCTTTTAACATCACTCTGAGGCAAAAGAATTACTTAATTCTATAACAATCAGCTTGTAAGCAGATGGGAATACAACGGAAGCACTTACAACAGGAGTTACACCTCCTATCCAATTTACTTTGTacgttttaaatataatacaatgtaTATAATAGTTGCCAAATATAATTAGTAGAatatcaaacaaaataatatagtttttaattttgcatgaatctaaaataattgaaattagATTATCATTGGTGGTGACAGATAGagatcaaaatatgtttttgcttgTTGATCATTGTGACATCTAAGGCTTATTATGCATTACTATACACTtgtttaaattggaatttgtaaattgcattatgctttgaactgtactgtacaattggataagggtgtcagcaaataaataaataataccctGAAATATTTCCATAGATTACCTCATGggtattttatttcctttgacTCATAATGTAGCCTATCATTATTAAAGATAATAACTCCAGCTTCAATCTTCAGACAAGGTATTTTATGATTCTTACTTTTAAGACACTTGAAAATCATTTTGAAAGTTGAGGCAGATTTTGACCAAGATTAGGAAGACCCAAAGGATCGACGCATATCTGCTGTGTGACTTGACTGAATTTATAATTCTGACCAAGGTCATGGTGGAGAATATACTGACAGGCTACAGACGTATTGGCTCTGTCTTTTCTTACCTTCGTGAAAAACAGTTGACCTATGTCCTTGTATCCCACTAACCATAGGCAAGCTCAGGGCCTTGAATATGCTGGACTAAGAAGTCAATTATGTCTTACGAGACATCATCCAACACCTGTCTGAGCCAGAGAGTGGCTTCATTTCTTGTGTTGACACTTTTCTTTTATACATTCtgtaatctcgttatcatgtcAGTGTGGGTCATTTTCTCTTTTCCTGTCATTCCTTAGAACGTGGGGGATGTTACTATTGCCAACTTAGAGGAAAGCTTTGCACAGTACTAATTTGTAAATGGTCTTTACAGAGTACAGTGAGGTCCATCTGTGAACTTCCCATAAAGATATTCTATGAATAGCTTCCATAAAAAACAAGCAGTTTCATCCTGGTATAGTCACATTGTTCATTTATATTCTTCCCTCAGGTGCAGGAATGCTGACAGAAAAACAGATAACTATTCATTATGCTAACAGAGATTACACAGCCATTGATTACTCTCAGTCAATGTAAAGTTCTTATCGTGTTTGTAACACAAGCCCAGTGTGACATTACCTTGATAATCCACTTTACAGGTGACAGGTTCCAGTATTACTGATTCTCAGCTAAGTATGAGACCCAAACTCTGGAGCAGTTTCTGTGCCAACCTCCTTTGGAATGCCAAACATGTCTATTGTATTTGGCAGTCAAACAATTCTTTCATGCATACATagttccatttccatttctatccaattatcttggATGGATGGGGGTTGATTTAACTTTGGGCTGTATTATGAACGCTGTGTCTTTTTGATTGTAGGTTCTTTGGTGGGTTGGTGCTGGATATCAAAAGAAAAGCCCCACATTACTTGTCTGACTACACTGATGCAATCAGTCTGCAGTGCTTGGCATCCTTCCTTTTTCTGTATTGTGCGTGCATGTCACCCGTGATCACGTTTGGAGGCCTGCTAGGAGAGGCAACTGAAGGGCGCATAGTAAGCATTTTCACATACCTTTCTTCcattttcacttcttgaatttAAGACAAATTAACTGCATCTCCCTGCTTGAAATTTAATCGCCGAAGACTTCAGTGCTCAACTACCTATAAAAGTATTGTTCTTACTAAAAGTATCTGAAAGTTCAGTTCAGTTACTTGAAAGTTCAGTTGGTCTTATTGTGtttgttaaatgcatttttattgagACAGCTAATAATAGGAGTGGTGATAGGccatttgtctttgttttattgaaGATTTTCACAGTCCACATATTATACTTTCTTTTTCCCAGAGTGCAATTGAATCCCTGTTTGGAGCCTCGATGACAGGAATAGCCTATTCATTGTTCGCAGGACAACCTCTCACAATACTGGGTAGCACAGGGCCTGTTCTTGTGTTTGAAAAAATACTGTACAAATTCTGCAAGTAAGTCCCTTCCAATTCGTTGGCTATGGAATAGTTATTGTGTTTTATGAATAAACTAGGTCATGATCTTTTATTTGATAAGCTAACAACTATGAATAAAATTGGCttggttttaaaatgtagtttttcaACATGCACATATAGTGTTACAAATCACAAAGGATGCATATTCATTCAATgttattcttgtttttctcaGGGAAAATGGATTATCCTACCTCTCGTTAAGAACATGCATAGGACTCTGGACAGCATTTCTGTGTATTGTCCTCGTTGCAACCGATGCAAGTTCCCTTGTGTGCTACATTACTCGTTTCACCGAGGAGGCTTTTGCTTCCCttatctgtattatttttatttatgaggCCTTGGAGAAGTTAATTCACCTTGGTGAAACATACCCATTCAACATGAACAATAATCTGGATAAACTCACTCAATATACGTGAGTAAAGGTTTTATCTCTTGAACAATTTTGATTAGTCTACATTTTACTACtcaaatgttaaaatattaaGTTCATGGAGGTGTGAGTTTAGACAATAGACTGCTTACGTTTGATGTGATGCTACTGTATTAGATGATTCATATGTTCCTGGGAATAAATTAAAGAGTTTGGTACAGATACATGGTACTAAATCTTTGCCACTGTAACCTTCTGCAGAAAATTATAGATGTAGCTAATCCCATCTCAGGATAGGTTGCTACAATTTACTCTCCAGTGAACTGATACTATGCATctgctctttctttttttcaggtgtgtttgtgtggagcCCCCAAATCCAAGCAATGCAACTCTGTTGTATTGGGATAAAAACAATATCACTGCCTCTGAAATCCAGTGGCAGTCTTTAGATGTGCATGTAAGTGTCAattctgtaaaaacaaacaagaacttTAGGGATAATTATGGGATCACTGGGAAATGGGTAATGAAATCCTgctaagaaaagaaaactacattTCCACATGTCCTACCACATTTTCCTTGTTCAAATATTATGTTTATacttcaaattcaaattttaattaactgggaaataaacttttaaagatacatcTCTGTCTTGAGGTTGTTCTGGCAAGAAGAGACAGCACATTGTTATTAAAATCAATTACCAGATCCAAGTCATTGAAGCAAAGAGAGGGtcagaaagggaaaaacaaaatcattttttttagaaatgtttgAATACATGAGGTTTTGTGAAGGAAGGTGGGGAATTGTCTCTGAACAGCATGTACTCCCAGATGGAACCAAACCAACAGAAGAGATTAAGGGCATGTGGGCTGGATTACATTGGATTAACAATACAATATCATCataaaagcattttcttttGATAAAATAAATTTGCTTTTAGGTGGTGTGTATGCCAGTGATGATAGCTATATATATGCTCACTGTGTCTTCAGGTTGATGACAAAAGCCGTTTTGGCTTTCCTTACCTATAATGTATACTGGAATGTTAGTTGCCAAGACTTTTTGGGATTAATGTATTGTAGCTCACTTCATTAAAGTTTATTAGAAGGAGGATGCAATAGTTTAGATGGTCAAGCAAGTTCTTCTCAGTCAAAACCACAATGCTATGAAAAGACATGTCAGTTTTCACGCCCCATTGAAACATTCAAAACTGGCTTTCCAAACTCTAGGACCTGCTGCATTTCAGCCTCAGAAAGGAGAAACCAGAACTGGTTGTATGCGTTAGTGTCTTTCTCACCCTGACTGCTTATTGTAAGAGGAGTAAGATCTTTCACCCTCAATCCAAAGATTCCAAAATCttttatatactatatactatgtTTAAACTATTATATACACAAAACTCCTGCTCCTATGTGAACGTAATATCTGTTTGTGACTATTAGGATATTACAGAGCATTAATaactacagaaaaacaaacaaaagaaaaaaaatagaaaaactactcaaacacaaaatcacttaattttacgtatatatttttattattattattttggtaaaAGTGTACATTTGAGCTTTTAATAACGATTGTGATGTCAAGGACTGCCACCACAAGTCTGCTGCTGTGATCACAGTTGCTAAGTATTGTATATTAATtcagaaatgtattaaatgtgtattttctgtCTCTTCCCCCCTCTCTGCTCCTTTGTCTCGCTTTGCAGGACTGTATTCAAAGTCGCGGAGAGTTCATGGGAACGGCTTGTGGGCCCCATGGCCCGTATGTACCAGATGTTGTGTTCTGGTCCGTTGTCCTCTTCTTTTCCACCGTAATTATGTCCGCCTTTCTGAAAGAATTCAAGACCAGCCGCTATTTTCCTACTAAGGTAAACCATATGTAAACCACTTGGTGTAATATATTATGAATAATTACTATCATACTTGAATTTAAAAGGCAAAAGGCAAAAATAGTTAATTTGAGGCATGAAGTTAATTTTAAGTATATGCTTCTGTTGGGTATGAATACAGTAATACATTTTGTGGAGGTCTTGATGATATCCTTAATATTTACCCTGAAAAGCAATAATAGTTAGAGTACTTCTGCCCTCTAGTGACCactgtcaaaatatttatttagcgATTAAAACATATTGTAATGTTGGATTGCTATACCTCTTAAAATCAGGTAACTCAAAACTGTTAAGAAGTCTTATGTCTTGTTGTTAATAAAGATTTTGCTGTTCATGTTTGCTGTCTTCCAGGTTCGGGCAATTATCAGTGACTTTGCTGTTTTCATTACCATTCTCACTATGGTTTTGATTGATTTCGCCTTAGGAATACCATCTCCAAAACTTCAAGTTCCAAATGAATTTAAGGTGAGTCTGGGAATACAAATGGATATTTTGTTATTATgataaaagcataataataatgtatatagcTCACCATGCATTTTTAAAGCTGGGTTTTCCTATAAATTTAAGAAGTGACCTATTTCAGCCCACCAGAGATGACCGAGGCTGGCTGATAAATCCGCTGGGTCCCAATCCATGGTGGACCACCATCGTGACTGTGTTCCCTGCTTTGCTCTGCACTATTCTCATCTTTATGGACCAGCAGATCACAGCGGTCATCATCAACCGAAAGGAACACAAACTGAAGGTATTGTAATTGCATTTTTGGTGAATGGACCTTTACAAATACTGCACTATGTAAAATAAGTACCAATGTCCTTTAATCTTGAGGAGTACATTTACTCTTATTCTctctattgtttgaatgtctgtATTATGCATTTGATTTCCTTCTAACCAATATACTGGCTGAGGAAATATTTTATTCtgtatgtttgcttatataaaTTGGATGGTTAAAATATTTCCAGCAGTAAAATAAGCTTTCTGATGACAAATGCTTGGTTCCTGATTGTGACTATGAAAGACTAACTCCAGTACATACTTCTCTTGCTAACAGAAAGGATGTGGATACCACCTTGATCTGTTCATGGTTGGTGTCATGCTGGGAGTGTGCTCCATCATGGGATTGCCTTGGTTTGTAGCTGCCACTGTTCTCTCCATATCACATGTGAACAGCCTCAAACTGGAATCTGAATGCTCCGCTCCAGGGGAGCAGCCGAAATTCCTCGGGATCAGGGAGCAGAGGTTCACAGGGCTGATGATCTTTTTACTGATGGGTTGCTCTGTGTTTATGACCTCCATTCTGAAGGTAATGTATGTTGGGGCTTTGTTGTTTACAAATTACAGTTGTGGACAGTCAGTTAACTGTTAAACCTGAAAATACAGATTTTGTGGGATTGCTGGTActatattttgatttattgtgtttttgggATGTTGATTAGGGATGTGATCTAATGTTTATTGTTAAATAAAGGGATTGGTATTGCACTTTTGtgagaaaatattaaattaaggtTTATGTGTAACATGCTTATTTAATACCTTATAACTTGTGGGTTgctacattcatatttttaagtaCACATGTTTATTGAACTGTTTCCCAGTTTATTCCAATGCCTGTGCTGTATGGAGTTTTCCTTTACATGGGAGGTTCTTCACTGAAAGGGATACAGGTAAATAAAGACCCGACACACTTCCTCACAAATCGACGTCTTTCTTTAAAGCCTGTGGTTAGAAATGTTCCAAGAAGAACATGTACTGCCTTTGAAGGGTTTAATTTACCCCAGGCATGATgaagcatttcattttttttaatggaagcaTTAAATAGTTGGAcatcacatcctgaaacccatacactgTAAATTAACTCTTGTATGTCATAGacacatgtatttttgtaattctttgtGATTATATCAATTTATATTTTAGTCACTGTAAATTtgtatgttcttttttttttgtgtgcgtttCAGTTCTTTGATCGAATTAGACTTTTTGGGATGCCAGCTAAGCACCAACCAGACTTCATCTACCTACGCCATGTCCCTCTAAGGAAGGTGCACCTCTTTACCATCGTCCAGCTGAGCTGTCTCGTCCTGCTCTGGATAATAAAGACTTCAAATTTTGCCATCGTATTCCCAATGATGGTACACACTATAGGCCTTTTCTCAGACTCAAGAAGTTAATTACGTTAGAATGCCATATACCGCCAGTATACTATGTATTTCATGCTAGCCTGGAACAAATCAAAAGTTCAAATCACAAATCCCCCTTCAAAGGGAAACCACCATCAAGGactggaattggaatttgtgatTGGCTGATGGatcaaagttgttttttttggggggattgtCTGTATCCAATTGAGCTTTTATTAATAAATTCACATTTGATTGTATCTCTTCATTAATGCTCTTTAACTATGTTCTACTACAGAAAAATATGTAACATTCCCTTGAATATAAAGTGGAATAAGAAGATACTGTTGAGCATAAAATTGTACAGATTTGATTTataggtttgtttgttttttgacccGTTAAGGTATTGGCCTTGGTGTTCATTCGGAAGTTGCTCGACTTTATATTCACAAAGAGGGAGCTAAGTTGGTTGGATGACTTAATGCCAGAAAGTAAGAAGAAGAAATTAGAGGATGCTCAACAAGAGGTAATTTCATGGATGTTATTATAATGTAGTGtttcaaatatttacatattttgaaGCTGCTTCCCTGAAAAATTGGCCTAATGTTGACCTAACATCGCTCACcatttttgaaaatgtcagtGAATTTAAAACCACTTTGGTCATTCTTGATTGTTGCCATATTTGTATAAATGTCCTAATTAAATCACTTTTCCTTTTTAGGAAGAACAAAGCATGCTGGCAGAAGAAGAGGGAATAGTACACCTGCCACTAGAAGGAAATTACAAGTAAGACTGTGCCTGGTTTTGAAattttgaacattttgaaaatttGAGGTTGAACAGACCTTTAGTCTGCCATTGTGGTAAATGACCCTCAAActgcatatttttattattttgtggtaaattattaaaattggtaattgttcaaattgtgaattcttCTTTAAAAAGAATTCTAATCTTAAGCAATATAGATAGTGTGTATGTTCAGTgcggtaataaaaaaaaaatctaatcaaaTCCCTTTTACAGGATTTCCTTATTTGCCATTATTGTTTAAAGTCATGTATTATTAGAAAATTATACATGTGTTTACTTTAAGGGATGATCCATCTACGGTAAACATTTCTGATGAAATGAACAAGACATCTGTTTGGAAGACCCTCTCCATGAATACGGAAAACTCCAAAAAGGATCTCGGTGTTCCCTCCAAAAGGTTTTTTATACCTTTCTTTTATTCTCACAATAAAGAACACACTTCAGTTATCAATTTTTGTTAATTATATGTTTTGaatatatgtaattaaaagTTCTGTCTAGGTATAATTTTTTATGCatataaattgcttaaattGATAGCTTCTCGTATTACTTTGAAAAGGGACACATTAAATATGGAAGATTGTTATAATAGTTTAgaaccaacaacaacagaaatatGTGCTTTATGTTATAAGGTTAAGCACACTATTCTATAAACCCTTTCAAAGTTCTAATTATGCTATAATTAAGCCAGGACTTAACAGCTCAACCTTAAAGGTCAAGTGGCTATATACTGTGAACATAATAGAGTAAATGGCTGAAATGAAGAATGTTGGGAAAATATCTGAACATCAAATTTCCAAAGTCTCTATAAATGGAAAATCACTTTTCCAGTTCAGGTATTAGGTAATAATTAATATGCAGAGGAAATGTAAACTTAAATGATATATACATAGATTTAAGAAATACAAattgttcatgttcatgtttgATGTTCAAACTGCTACGTAATACATATACTAGATGAAGCCAATGTGCCTTTCTCATGCTTCCTTCTAATAAGTTACCTTAGTCATACAGTATGCCTcatcaaaattacatttttcataaagATTCTCATTTTTGTTTGACATACTGTACTCTATCTGTCACACAGTGCTTCATTTTTGAAGAGGTGCATATTCTCAGACCCATCAGGGTTCATTGAGGCCGGATTATGCATGTCTCTTTAGAAAATCAAGcccagttttcattttatgtacTGCACACTTCTTTTGACCAACACGTTTTCAGTACTAACGTAAATCAATACCtatgaaattgttttttttatatatatatatatatatatatttattttta carries:
- the LOC136711287 gene encoding sodium-driven chloride bicarbonate exchanger isoform X3 — encoded protein: MDIKDQGAQMEPLLPAVLTTIGNKSVRNDEEAVVDRGGTRSILKTHFEKEELEGHRTLYIGVHVPLGGRKSHRRHRHRGHKHRKRDRERDSGVEDGRESPTYDTPSQRVQFILGTEDDDEEHIPHDLFTELDEICMRDGEEPEWRETARWLKFEEDVEDGGERWSKPYVATLSLHSLFELRSCILNGIVLLDMRANSLDEIADMIMDQQEQSGQLAEEVRRKLREALLKQHHHQNQKKLSNRIPIVRSFADIGKKQSEPHSMDKNGQMFSSQSVPPNAEGKSDVSRENSTVDFSKVDLHFMKKIPPGAEASNILVGELDFLDRPVVAFVRLSPAVLLSGLTEVPIPTRFLFILLGPLGKLQQYHEIGRSIATLMTDEIFHDVAYKAKDRNDLIAGIDEFLDQVTVLPPGEWDPSIRIEPPKNVPSQEKRKLPAVPNGTAALGENEEHGGHGGPELQRTGRFFGGLVLDIKRKAPHYLSDYTDAISLQCLASFLFLYCACMSPVITFGGLLGEATEGRISAIESLFGASMTGIAYSLFAGQPLTILGSTGPVLVFEKILYKFCKENGLSYLSLRTCIGLWTAFLCIVLVATDASSLVCYITRFTEEAFASLICIIFIYEALEKLIHLGETYPFNMNNNLDKLTQYTCVCVEPPNPSNATLLYWDKNNITASEIQWQSLDVHDCIQSRGEFMGTACGPHGPYVPDVVFWSVVLFFSTVIMSAFLKEFKTSRYFPTKVRAIISDFAVFITILTMVLIDFALGIPSPKLQVPNEFKPTRDDRGWLINPLGPNPWWTTIVTVFPALLCTILIFMDQQITAVIINRKEHKLKKGCGYHLDLFMVGVMLGVCSIMGLPWFVAATVLSISHVNSLKLESECSAPGEQPKFLGIREQRFTGLMIFLLMGCSVFMTSILKFIPMPVLYGVFLYMGGSSLKGIQFFDRIRLFGMPAKHQPDFIYLRHVPLRKVHLFTIVQLSCLVLLWIIKTSNFAIVFPMMVLALVFIRKLLDFIFTKRELSWLDDLMPESKKKKLEDAQQEEEQSMLAEEEGIVHLPLEGNYKDDPSTVNISDEMNKTSVWKTLSMNTENSKKDLGVPSKSSLS
- the LOC136711287 gene encoding sodium-driven chloride bicarbonate exchanger isoform X1 — protein: MDIKDQGAQMEPLLPAVLTTIGNKSVRNDEEAVVDRGGTRSILKTHFEKEELEGHRTLYIGVHVPLGGRKSHRRHRHRGHKHRKRDRERDSGVEDGRESPTYDTPSQRVQFILGTEDDDEEHIPHDLFTELDEICMRDGEEPEWRETARWLKFEEDVEDGGERWSKPYVATLSLHSLFELRSCILNGIVLLDMRANSLDEIADMIMDQQEQSGQLAEEVRRKLREALLKQHHHQNQKKLSNRIPIVRSFADIGKKQSEPHSMDKNGQMFSSQSVPPNAEGKSDVSRENSTVDFSKVDLHFMKKIPPGAEASNILVGELDFLDRPVVAFVRLSPAVLLSGLTEVPIPTRFLFILLGPLGKLQQYHEIGRSIATLMTDEIFHDVAYKAKDRNDLIAGIDEFLDQVTVLPPGEWDPSIRIEPPKNVPSQEKRKLPAVPNGTAALGENEEHGGHGGPELQRTGRFFGGLVLDIKRKAPHYLSDYTDAISLQCLASFLFLYCACMSPVITFGGLLGEATEGRISAIESLFGASMTGIAYSLFAGQPLTILGSTGPVLVFEKILYKFCKENGLSYLSLRTCIGLWTAFLCIVLVATDASSLVCYITRFTEEAFASLICIIFIYEALEKLIHLGETYPFNMNNNLDKLTQYTCVCVEPPNPSNATLLYWDKNNITASEIQWQSLDVHDCIQSRGEFMGTACGPHGPYVPDVVFWSVVLFFSTVIMSAFLKEFKTSRYFPTKVRAIISDFAVFITILTMVLIDFALGIPSPKLQVPNEFKPTRDDRGWLINPLGPNPWWTTIVTVFPALLCTILIFMDQQITAVIINRKEHKLKKGCGYHLDLFMVGVMLGVCSIMGLPWFVAATVLSISHVNSLKLESECSAPGEQPKFLGIREQRFTGLMIFLLMGCSVFMTSILKFIPMPVLYGVFLYMGGSSLKGIQFFDRIRLFGMPAKHQPDFIYLRHVPLRKVHLFTIVQLSCLVLLWIIKTSNFAIVFPMMVLALVFIRKLLDFIFTKRELSWLDDLMPESKKKKLEDAQQEEEQSMLAEEEGIVHLPLEGNYKDDPSTVNISDEMNKTSVWKTLSMNTENSKKDLGVPSKSFSNSSERRQEKRAEVEKSIDRETCL
- the LOC136711287 gene encoding sodium-driven chloride bicarbonate exchanger isoform X2; protein product: MHSGATDPCSNLNCQRNDEEAVVDRGGTRSILKTHFEKEELEGHRTLYIGVHVPLGGRKSHRRHRHRGHKHRKRDRERDSGVEDGRESPTYDTPSQRVQFILGTEDDDEEHIPHDLFTELDEICMRDGEEPEWRETARWLKFEEDVEDGGERWSKPYVATLSLHSLFELRSCILNGIVLLDMRANSLDEIADMIMDQQEQSGQLAEEVRRKLREALLKQHHHQNQKKLSNRIPIVRSFADIGKKQSEPHSMDKNGQMFSSQSVPPNAEGKSDVSRENSTVDFSKVDLHFMKKIPPGAEASNILVGELDFLDRPVVAFVRLSPAVLLSGLTEVPIPTRFLFILLGPLGKLQQYHEIGRSIATLMTDEIFHDVAYKAKDRNDLIAGIDEFLDQVTVLPPGEWDPSIRIEPPKNVPSQEKRKLPAVPNGTAALGENEEHGGHGGPELQRTGRFFGGLVLDIKRKAPHYLSDYTDAISLQCLASFLFLYCACMSPVITFGGLLGEATEGRISAIESLFGASMTGIAYSLFAGQPLTILGSTGPVLVFEKILYKFCKENGLSYLSLRTCIGLWTAFLCIVLVATDASSLVCYITRFTEEAFASLICIIFIYEALEKLIHLGETYPFNMNNNLDKLTQYTCVCVEPPNPSNATLLYWDKNNITASEIQWQSLDVHDCIQSRGEFMGTACGPHGPYVPDVVFWSVVLFFSTVIMSAFLKEFKTSRYFPTKVRAIISDFAVFITILTMVLIDFALGIPSPKLQVPNEFKPTRDDRGWLINPLGPNPWWTTIVTVFPALLCTILIFMDQQITAVIINRKEHKLKKGCGYHLDLFMVGVMLGVCSIMGLPWFVAATVLSISHVNSLKLESECSAPGEQPKFLGIREQRFTGLMIFLLMGCSVFMTSILKFIPMPVLYGVFLYMGGSSLKGIQFFDRIRLFGMPAKHQPDFIYLRHVPLRKVHLFTIVQLSCLVLLWIIKTSNFAIVFPMMVLALVFIRKLLDFIFTKRELSWLDDLMPESKKKKLEDAQQEEEQSMLAEEEGIVHLPLEGNYKDDPSTVNISDEMNKTSVWKTLSMNTENSKKDLGVPSKSFSNSSERRQEKRAEVEKSIDRETCL